TTCGCTGCCTATTAAAACATCTACTTGCTCTTTTCCTAAAAATTCAGCGGTTTTAATTCCTTTCTTTTTTTCTAGTTTGGTTCCGGGATTATCTTTAATTACAATATCAGTTATTTCGCCATTAACCACATCTACGATTAAAATATAAGGAGCTCTGGCAAAATGCTCAGAAATTTCAGATTGCAATCCATTTTTATCCTCTATCGGAACTGCAACTCGCAATTTTTTCTTTTTAAAAGGTTCTATTTGAACTGTTAAACTGTCTAAATTTTTAATCCTGTCTTTTACAGCTTTTTTTACATTTTCTGTAATTTCAGATGCCTTTTTTACTGACAATCCTCTTTTGGTTTCAAGATGAAGTTCTGCAAACACGAAAGGACCTGATCTTCTAACCTTTAAGTTATGGATATTTTTAACGTCTTCAACGCTTAATGCTGTAGATTTAATTTCGTTAACTGTCTTATCATCTAAACTTACATCTAAAAGAACTAAAACAGCATCCTTACCTAATTTAATTCCTATATAACTTACAAATAGAGATACTATAAATCCTGCAACTCCTTGAAATATTGGATATCCCAAATAAGATGAAAATATACCTATAAAAACAATAATAGATGTAAATACATCTATAAAACTTTGCCTTCCATCATTTATCAGTGCCTGAGACCCTATTTCAATTCCTATTCTTTCTTTATATCTTGAAATCAACAGAGAAACGAATGCAGAAATTGCAGCGATAGCCAATGCAAAT
This region of Methanobacterium sp. genomic DNA includes:
- a CDS encoding cation diffusion facilitator family transporter, which translates into the protein MNNESRNNLRRGQVAAKYSSIVQLGLAISKGLVGFFTGSIALIADAFHSFSDIFISLAVYIGLKLSQRKPTEKFPYGYYKVETFISLIISAIIIFSGIEIIQESIDGIMNPTAVRLPLFALAIAAISAFVSLLISRYKERIGIEIGSQALINDGRQSFIDVFTSIIVFIGIFSSYLGYPIFQGVAGFIVSLFVSYIGIKLGKDAVLVLLDVSLDDKTVNEIKSTALSVEDVKNIHNLKVRRSGPFVFAELHLETKRGLSVKKASEITENVKKAVKDRIKNLDSLTVQIEPFKKKKLRVAVPIEDKNGLQSEISEHFARAPYILIVDVVNGEITDIVIKDNPGTKLEKKKGIKTAEFLGKEQVDVLIGSEVGEGPTYVLSDKLIDVMAPRGRNLEEIILNVYK